One window of the Dreissena polymorpha isolate Duluth1 chromosome 5, UMN_Dpol_1.0, whole genome shotgun sequence genome contains the following:
- the LOC127832498 gene encoding probable G-protein coupled receptor No18 isoform X1: MTHAMAASNGTMLTNNTISHDHDVLIQELNDKMADQMVPATVFISTMMVLSLVGNPMVCYYYGAKTKLTTNTFFIVILALYDVIVCAISVPGVIADMKFFYTFENNVACKLLRFVNYFGSIGSILTLIAIAMDRFKKICRLTKPQMGIRTAKLVSLGSIGIAIMLSWPCLAIFGSIQVPIPNTYGLDLMGADCTFTKDVAYQKYVWIFNGVLFVLSVGLSVILIVLYSIIVHTILSHKKRLIMHKPRKNRASSSTEVETSLTDCSHTADDKLKEKEKGEIKTLLATKSLAPRNDRHSTASKKSTNAQKESGIDSEAVKITVVMVIVNIVFIVSFLPYLSLCVWVVFKSQHESEFLSGAGLVLFKIGTRSFIFNSSLNPWIYGIFNSNFRHFYFGWLCRKR; the protein is encoded by the exons atg ACGCACGCGATGGCTGCTAGCAACGGTACGATGCTTACCAACAACACGATTTCGCACGACCACGATGTCTTAATCCAGGAACTGAATGACAAGATGGCGGACCAGATGGTTCCCGCTACGGTTTTCATTTCTACTATGATGGTTCTCAGCCTAGTAGGGAACCCAATGGTGTGTTATTACTATGGCGCTAAAACGAAGCTTACAACCAATACATTCTTCATCGTAATTTTGGCTTTATATGACGTCATCGTTTGTGCAATATCCGTGCCAGGAGTAATCGCCGATATGAAGTTCTTTTACACTTTTGAAAATAACGTCGCCTGCAAACTACTGCGGTTTGTGAATTACTTTGGATCAATAGGATCAATTTTGACTCTTATTGCTATAGCCATGGACCGATTTAAAAAGATATGTCGCTTGACTAAGCCTCAGATGGGGATTCGAACTGCAAAGTTGGTGAGCTTAGGGAGTATTGGGATAGCTATTATGTTGTCGTGGCCGTGTCTTGCAATATTCGGATCGATTCAAGTGCCCATACCAAATACATATGGCCTTGACCTCATGGGGGCGGATTGTACATTTACCAAAGACGTCGCTTACCAGAAATATGTCTGGATCTTTAACGGAGTCCTCTTTGTTCTGTCTGTTGGGTTATCGGTGATTTTGATTGTGCTGTACAGCATTATCGTGCACACAATTTTAAGCCACAAGAAAAGATTAATTATGCACAAACCGAGAAAAAACAGAGCCTCGTCGTCGACTGAAGTTGAAACGTCTTTAACTGACTGCAGTCATACGGCGGACGACAAACTGAAAGAAAAAGAGAAAGGAGAAATCAAAACACTACTCGCAACAAAATCTCTTGCTCCAAGAAATGATCGACATTCAACAGCATCTAAGAAATCGACGAACGCACAGAAAGAGTCAGGCATTGACAGCGAGGCAGTGAAAATTACCGTCGTCATGGTCATCGTTAACATAGTTTTCATCGTCAGTTTTTTACCGTACCTCTCACTGTGTGTTTGGGTCGTTTTCAAGAGCCAACACGAATCAGAGTTTCTGTCCGGTGCCGGTCTCGTTTTGTTTAAAATTGggacaaggtcatttattttTAACAGTAGTCTCAATCCGTGGATTTACGGAATTTTTAACAGCAACTTTAGACATTTTTACTTTGGTTGGTTGTGTAGGAAGCGATGA
- the LOC127832498 gene encoding probable G-protein coupled receptor No18 isoform X2 produces MAASNGTMLTNNTISHDHDVLIQELNDKMADQMVPATVFISTMMVLSLVGNPMVCYYYGAKTKLTTNTFFIVILALYDVIVCAISVPGVIADMKFFYTFENNVACKLLRFVNYFGSIGSILTLIAIAMDRFKKICRLTKPQMGIRTAKLVSLGSIGIAIMLSWPCLAIFGSIQVPIPNTYGLDLMGADCTFTKDVAYQKYVWIFNGVLFVLSVGLSVILIVLYSIIVHTILSHKKRLIMHKPRKNRASSSTEVETSLTDCSHTADDKLKEKEKGEIKTLLATKSLAPRNDRHSTASKKSTNAQKESGIDSEAVKITVVMVIVNIVFIVSFLPYLSLCVWVVFKSQHESEFLSGAGLVLFKIGTRSFIFNSSLNPWIYGIFNSNFRHFYFGWLCRKR; encoded by the coding sequence ATGGCTGCTAGCAACGGTACGATGCTTACCAACAACACGATTTCGCACGACCACGATGTCTTAATCCAGGAACTGAATGACAAGATGGCGGACCAGATGGTTCCCGCTACGGTTTTCATTTCTACTATGATGGTTCTCAGCCTAGTAGGGAACCCAATGGTGTGTTATTACTATGGCGCTAAAACGAAGCTTACAACCAATACATTCTTCATCGTAATTTTGGCTTTATATGACGTCATCGTTTGTGCAATATCCGTGCCAGGAGTAATCGCCGATATGAAGTTCTTTTACACTTTTGAAAATAACGTCGCCTGCAAACTACTGCGGTTTGTGAATTACTTTGGATCAATAGGATCAATTTTGACTCTTATTGCTATAGCCATGGACCGATTTAAAAAGATATGTCGCTTGACTAAGCCTCAGATGGGGATTCGAACTGCAAAGTTGGTGAGCTTAGGGAGTATTGGGATAGCTATTATGTTGTCGTGGCCGTGTCTTGCAATATTCGGATCGATTCAAGTGCCCATACCAAATACATATGGCCTTGACCTCATGGGGGCGGATTGTACATTTACCAAAGACGTCGCTTACCAGAAATATGTCTGGATCTTTAACGGAGTCCTCTTTGTTCTGTCTGTTGGGTTATCGGTGATTTTGATTGTGCTGTACAGCATTATCGTGCACACAATTTTAAGCCACAAGAAAAGATTAATTATGCACAAACCGAGAAAAAACAGAGCCTCGTCGTCGACTGAAGTTGAAACGTCTTTAACTGACTGCAGTCATACGGCGGACGACAAACTGAAAGAAAAAGAGAAAGGAGAAATCAAAACACTACTCGCAACAAAATCTCTTGCTCCAAGAAATGATCGACATTCAACAGCATCTAAGAAATCGACGAACGCACAGAAAGAGTCAGGCATTGACAGCGAGGCAGTGAAAATTACCGTCGTCATGGTCATCGTTAACATAGTTTTCATCGTCAGTTTTTTACCGTACCTCTCACTGTGTGTTTGGGTCGTTTTCAAGAGCCAACACGAATCAGAGTTTCTGTCCGGTGCCGGTCTCGTTTTGTTTAAAATTGggacaaggtcatttattttTAACAGTAGTCTCAATCCGTGGATTTACGGAATTTTTAACAGCAACTTTAGACATTTTTACTTTGGTTGGTTGTGTAGGAAGCGATGA